In Zingiber officinale cultivar Zhangliang chromosome 3A, Zo_v1.1, whole genome shotgun sequence, the DNA window GATTACAACTGAGCAAAAGAAGACAAAATCAACATTTCCGGCCTCCACTAGCGCACACACACGACCGAACGTAGGTAGGACTGCATTTGTAGAGATCTAGTCCATCATATCGAACAAAGACGACCAAACGATGGCCCGTGTCCGACACATACGATTGACCTGTTGGAACGAGTCATGCTTGGCCTTGGGTTGGTTATACTCTCGATCAATCCTGGACCTTACCAATTTATTAGTGAGGTGAATTATACCCTATCTGTTAAATAGATAAGGTTTAACTCAtcccataaaaaaaaaaagacagggTTTTCTCTGGTCGATAAAAGAACACCTTGCGCATCTTATTGAATTTTAGAAGtcaatttaaaataagtttaatattttaagaaaattagtTTTTTCAATATTtaagacttttttttttaaatgtcgtTATAAATtactaatttaatttatattattcagACAGCCTCACAGCAATGTGGTAGAACCCTAAACCCTTCTCCCGTAGGTTGATCGAGACGTTTGGATATCTCTTTGGCTGTTCTAGCTGAGTAAAGAAATCATGGTTGGACTCGCCCTGGAGCAAGTGCAGGAAAGCGGATTGATTGCCTTCTGCCTTCCACCTCTATCGGAGGATGATCCGCTGCACGCAGAGAAGCAGGTGAGTATTACTAAAGCCTCACTGAACAAGGAGCCgtcttattttttttgttttacacTGCGGAAAAAAATGATGCATTTTGCTCTATTGTTCGAAGAACAAAAGAGCTTTTGGCTATCCGTTGTTAGACTGGGGTAGAAATCTTTTGACAAATTCAAGTATCGACCTTGTTCGTGGAACTGCCGTAAGGAGAGACCACTGTGTTTTTACTAGCAATTGCTGATTTTATTGGCTCATCACTTATCCTAAGAAATCAACCTGTGCATTTAAATTTTAGTAATTTCCTTTCATGTTTGGATCTTCTGTAGTACAAGAATTTTACAGGAATACATTACTGACATAAATGGATTTTGAACACAAGAGCTCCTTCTGTAGTACCATGTTAAATTTGATCAATTCATCACTTATACCAAAGCTCGAGCTTTTAGATTGTAACAATGTCATGTTTCCTATACGAGTGTTCAGAGatgcattattttttttctacatAATAAATTGTGTTGGTTTACTTCATTTATGGTTAAAAGTAAATTATATCAGGTACATACCTCAAGACTGCTGGCTGTTAGAATGTTGAGTGTTGGTTTTTTAAAATGTGGCATTATGAGCTATCTTGTTTAAAATTGTTCATACAATTTAGGCTCTTGTCAGAGGTTATTGGATGTTAGACAACTGCAATTCAAGTTTGTTCTGCCACTGCATTCATCCATTGATGAGGTGCTTCAAATAGCGGATAAATTAGTTCGAACTGCAAGAATATTGTACATGAATGAGTTACAATGCTTATTCTGTCTTATACATCATCTTGATGCATTTGTTATGCTTGAGTGATGGATTATCTAGTTTCTTTGATTGGCAGATAGAACTCTACTTTGCTGGAGATGATGAGATTGGTCCATTCAGCCCTAGGAATGAGCTAGAACCCCTTAACTTTATACTTGCACACCTGAGCTCTTTGATTTCAAATGTTAAGTACTCGTCCATTGACTTGCTTCATCTTGTACACAATACAATATTTGCTATGATTAAAACTGTGGGGGACAATAACATTAACACAATGACTGCTAAAAAGTTTGGTACTGATTCTGAAGAGCTAGTATTGAAGTGGGGGCAAGATTATGGTCTAAAAACAATGTTGTCAATAACTTGTAAGTTTGCATTTGAAGGTTCATTTTCAGAAGTAGACTAGCttctgtagattttttttttcagttactccctttcttttataaaaataaaataaattaagtcaGGTGTCAATTTTGACAAGAAAGTTTGATATAAGCAGATAATGTGCAGATGTTATTGGCATTTCATTATAATGATTGGGCATTTTTGTGTCAATTTTTGTTTTCTTGCATCaacaaatttgttttttttttgagaCATGTACGTGAGTGGTATAAAGGAAAAAGAGCTTCTGTGTAGTATTGGAATGTTCTTTCAGTTTGTAAAGAGAAACTTCACATTCTTATTGGCTATAGATTTTGAGGAAGCTGGAAGAGGATCAGTTGCACTAGAAGATATGAGCATTGGGGATATTGCTTTAGAAATCCCAGAACCACTCATCATATCTGAGGACCTTGTTTATAATTCTGATATGGTATGCTGTTACAATTCCTGCTACTCTGTTTTGCTTTGTCATTTTGGGTACTTGATCAGATCTTGTCAAAATTGTAACGACACACCCTTATTGACTTTCAGTTTGCTTTACTCAAGATATAGTGGCAATTTCATATTGCCTACATGTTGACATGTGCCTAAACTCATAAAAGGAAGGTCTTACATGTTTCATTGCATAGTAATGTTTGAATTTTTCAGTTTCCTTACTTCTGTTTAGGTATGTTCTAATGAAAAAAAAAGGAGTCACTCTGAAAGACATTTTTCTGCTCCATTAAGCTTTTGAAACTACATTGTTCATTTTTCTCTGATTTCCTTATTGTAATGCCAGTTTGATGTCTTGAAGAAGTTGGATGATATTACTCCTGAGATTGTTGTTATGGAGCGCGAGGGAGAGATGTTAATCCAAATTCGAAGTTCAATATTTATTTTGACACATTACATACAGAATTCAATACAAGTATCCCTCAGTATAATTTTTTTACTCTGAAACATTTAAGATAAGTAAATTTGATTAGTGTAATATAAACACCATCAAAAGTGTGGTTAACCAGGGGGCCTGGGTGCATCACTGATCAACTGTATATGTTTTCCTATGCAACCGTAGAAAAAAATGTATTTTGTTCAATTGTATTCACATTTTCCAAATTTTGAGATACTTTGGGCTTTCTATTTTTTATCTGAGTTATGAAGGTGTGCCATTTTTTTTAGGTCAAAAAGGTGTGCAATTTGAGTTCATATAAAAATGCTCAAATATAGACCTTTTTTTCACAAAAGGATAAAGGGCAAGGCCTCCATTTTGAATAACTCACTATCAAGCAATGGTTTAACCTTATCAACGGCATTGTCATGCCCCAAATCAATCCTTTGCTTTGGCAGGGACTGAGTTCACATTGCTGCACCAAAATCCCACCAGCATTCACTGTTTCATTCATTGGAATAAGTAGGAGTGCTAAATAATGTTTGCTTTCTATCCAATTCCTCCTTTTTATTCACTAATTCAGAACACAGAAGGAATAATGTATTCAAGTTTACACAATAAGCATAGAATTATCTGAGTACATATTAAGTAGAAACAGGAATTGATTGAAATGTTCATGGAGTTCGACATGCATGACCAAAAATGGGATTTCCCTGGCACTCTGACACCACAGAGTGGTACACCACATGCACTTAAATGTGGGTATGCTAGCGTATTACCCCCTATTAACACTAATAGGGGGTAATGCACATTCATTGATGATCAATTGAATGTGCTACCAGCATAATGCTAGTGTATCTTCCAATGAGCTAAATCGAGGTCTGAATTTGTCATCATATCATTAGCATCTCTTTATTACATTCATTGTTATCTCATCTTAGGATATAGTTCATTTGGCATTCATTAACTAACTATTGTATACATCTGCAAAAGCATATGTAGGactcaactagtagtaacagTTCAATAATAGTAAAGGCTAGTGATTTTCAAGATGCATTAAAGAAATAACAATTTAACTAGTAATTCACACCAACTATCACAACATGTATGAACAAAGGAAAGTTAATAGGAAGCCAATAAATTGTTATTCTACTTAAGCTGATTAGAAATAAACAAGGCCAAAAAATGATCTCTTCTTCTGTATTGTGGCTTTTGATCGTAGGGTGTTGATTAGAGATTTGAGAAGGCTCTTCTACTCTTGGTCTTTGCTTGTGATTGGATCAAAGCCACAAGCACAGGGGCTGCAAGAAACACTTGCAGATGGAGGAAAGAAGTGTCTCTCATTAATGTTAAGAGGGAAAAAATTTCTACGGAAGATGTACAAGTTTCTGCATGATCTTTGACCTGGTAGAGATGGACACCCAATTGTGAATTGTCTGCTGTTGAAAAAGGAAGGTTGAGGAACACCAGTCTCTCTTAAAAGGAAATTCACTGAAATTTCACTGGAGACTAATGGAAACAAGATCACAAAGGCCATCAGAAATAGCAAAGGTCTGCAATCCAATATCAAATCGTGATGGGGAGGAGGTCAGTATGAGCTCCGAGCAATAGTGAGAGGGAGGTAGAAAAGTTAGGTTTTGGTTAAGCTTCTGCTATGGGTTAATTTTGGTAGTGGGTTAATGGGCCTGGTTTACTGAAATAGGGTTTAACAGTTGTATGTGGATTAAAACAGTGTTTTGGAGCTAAATTTAGCATGATTTTTTCATTGGCAGTTATAGGGAGTTTTAAAAATGATGGGTGAAAGCAAGGTCTGGTTTGGATGTCTGTGAACAAGAagggtcttgtttgggcatttgCCCCTTTTATTTTAGTTTAGTATCGCTTTCTTTTCCCCGTTAGTTGTTTATAGAATCACCCTGTTGGTTCTGTTGAGTTGAAAGCATTACTGAATTCTTATGTAATGCTCCTATAAGTACATCTGATAAGAAGAAAAGAAATCATTCCTTGTCAAATCTTGTATAAATTATATGCTTATTCTTCTGTAACTCTTCTTAgacaaaagattaaggaaggagaccacagtgacagaaaatcaatttgggttcatgcctggcaggtcgacaatagaagctatacatcttcttagacaattaattgaaaaatatcgggagcaaaaacaagatctacacatgatattcattgacttagaaaaagcttatgatagagtcccaagagaaattatatggagaattctagaaaagagaggtgttagcataacatatattgaactaattaaggatatgtatgaggatgtaacgactaaaGTAAAGGCTTCagacggagtaactgaagcattcccaataaagatagggttacatcaaggatcagctctaagttcctatctttttacactaattatgaacgaactcactgcgcacattcaagatgcagtaccatggtgcatgttgtttgcagatgatattattttggtagatgaaacacgtgaaggagtaaatgctaaactagaatcttggagggaaacactagaagagaaaggttttaagcttagtagattaaagatagaatatatggaatttaagtttagcaatattagaagtaatgaaacaattgttaagataggagggAACGAGTTGCCTAGAAccgagaaatttaaatatttaggatcttttttgcaaaacgatggagggattgagagagatgtcttacatagaatacaagcaggatgggtgaaatggaggggagcgtcgagtgttttatgtgaccgtaaagtaccttttaaacttaaaggtaagttctataaagccgcagttagacctgctatgttatatgaagctgaatgttgggctatgactcgagcacatgagcagaagatgagagttgcagagatgaggatgttaaggtggatgtgtgataatacgaggatggacaaaataagaaatgagagcattagagagaaagtcggagttgcatctaatgagggaaaactccgagagacacgtttaagatggtacggacatgtacttagacgaccaataaatgctccagttaggcgatgtgaaactatgataaacatgcatatcaaacgaggaagaggaagacaaaaaaagacttggttagcaataataaaaccggataaaatttatttaaatatagatgatgatataataggagatagagctcaatggcgtaaaatgattcatacagccgaccccacctagtgggaaaatgcttggttgttgttgttattgttgttgtattcTTCTGTAACTCTGTTCTCTTCTATCCTTACTCGTTACGactaatgtgatttttttattgaCCAGGGTTGAGTTTTCAAGTTGATGCATTTGCTTCATTAGAAGGAACCCTGCTTTTTGAAGAATTATCGCAATCTAAAGAGGTAATTTATttccatgtttttttttcttttcagcaTGAAAAACAACCACTGTTCTTAATGCAACAATTTTgtccctgatttcagcacttacgCCAACAATTTGATGCATCATGCCCACAACTCTGCGATAATTATCCTGATATTTTTGAACAAAAGCTGTATAGTTGGGATAATTTCTGCAGGCTTGTGAGCTTTGGTACTCAAATAGCATGAAGGTGATTTTTGGTGATGGAAAGCTAAGAACTTGCGTAGTTCCTATTGCTGGGTTCTTGAACCACTTAGTAGGATTTCCACTCTAAATGAGCCAGTGATATTGGTTATGATTTCACCCCTTTGCTGATACTTTGTTATTATATTCTTGTTACAGCTGTGCCCACAGATAGTTCATTGTGGTAGAGTAGACCCAGTAACCAAGTCCCTGAAATTCCCGGTATCATGACCATGTGAAAAAGGAAACCAACACTACCTTAGGTATGGGAGCTTACCAAGTTCACACTTCCTTATGTTTTATGGTTTTCTTCCTAATGGGGATAACTTCTATGATGTTATTCTGTTAGGTAATATTCGTGTTATCCTTCATTCGGTATGATTATGCTTGTTTAGCAAATTTGATCATGATGCAATCTGTTGCTTAAGGTTTGTATGATATTGGCTATCTTTTCAGGTGGTTACACAGAGGATGCATTTGTGAGATATTACCTTATATCTACAAACTGCACAAGGCTTTCATCCCTTTTCCTTTCCACATTATGTTGTTGAAGTTTCTGCTAGTGAACTTATTACGAGGTCATATCTAAACAAACAACCAATTTCCACGTTTTGGCTTTTTTTGGTTTCTATATCtgtatcaatatatatatatctatatatctaTATACAGCCTCAAATGTCGATGttctaatctttttctttttaGGAACAAAAGTAAAGCCTTCTGTAGTATATGAATGAATCTGTGTGTCTGATCCTCAATATAATTGTCTATCTTTTCTACTCTCCAATCTCCTCAAATT includes these proteins:
- the LOC122051140 gene encoding uncharacterized protein LOC122051140 isoform X1, translated to MVGLALEQVQESGLIAFCLPPLSEDDPLHAEKQIELYFAGDDEIGPFSPRNELEPLNFILAHLSSLISNVKYSSIDLLHLVHNTIFAMIKTVGDNNINTMTAKKFGTDSEELVLKWGQDYGLKTMLSITYFEEAGRGSVALEDMSIGDIALEIPEPLIISEDLVYNSDMFALLKI
- the LOC122051140 gene encoding uncharacterized protein LOC122051140 isoform X5, coding for MIKTVGDNNINTMTAKKFGTDSEELVLKWGQDYGLKTMLSITYFEEAGRGSVALEDMSIGDIALEIPEPLIISEDLVYNSDMFALLKI